Proteins from a single region of Synchiropus splendidus isolate RoL2022-P1 chromosome 3, RoL_Sspl_1.0, whole genome shotgun sequence:
- the tmem185 gene encoding transmembrane protein 185-like: MNLRGLFQDFNPSKFLIYSCLLLFSVLLSLRLDGVIQWSYWAVFTPIWLWKLLVIIGASVGTGVWAHNPQYRAEGETCVEFKAMLIAVGLHVLLLMFEVLVCDRVARGNYFWLLVFMPLFFVSPVSVAACVWGFRHDRSLELEVLCSVNILQFIFIALRLDRIINWPWLVVCVPLWILMSFLCLVVLYYIIWSVLFLRSIDIIAEQRRTHITMAISWMTIVVPLLTFEILLVHKLDGHNSLSYVCVFVPLWLSLLTLMATTFGQKGGNHWWFGIRKDFCHFLLELLPFLREYGNVSYDLQRSNDPEAAEDLPAPEPPPKIAPMFHKKTGVVITQSPGKYFVPPPKLCIDMPD; this comes from the exons CAAGTTCCTGATCTACTCCTGTCTGCTGCTTTTCTCTGTGCTGTTGTCACTGAGACTAGATGGAGTTATTCAGTGGAGCTACTGGGCTGTGTTCACCCCAATATGGCTGTGGAAACTGTTGGTCATCATTGGGGCTTCGGTGGGCACTGGAGTCTGGGCACATAACCCACAGTACAG GGCTGAGGGAGAAACATGTGTGGAGTTCAAAGCCATGCTGATCGCAGTAGGGCTTCACGTACTCCTGTTGATGTTTGAGGTGTTGGTGTGTGACCGAGTGGCCAGAGGAAACTACTTCTGGCTTCTGGTGTTCATGCCTCTCTTCTTCGTGTCGCCTGTGTCAGTAGCTGCCTGTGTCTGGGGCTTTCGTCACGACCGCTCTCTCGAG CTGGAGGTTCTGTGTTCAGTCAACATTCTACAGTTCATATTCATCGCGCTGAGGTTGGACCGGATTATCAACTGGCCCTGGCTG GTGGTGTGTGTTCCACTGTGGATCCTCATGTCCTTCCTGTGCCTGGTCGTCCTCTATTACATTATCTGGTCCGTGCTCTTCCTGCGTTCCATCGACATCATTGCTGAGCAGCGGCGGACTCACATCACCATGGCGATCAGCTGGATGACCATCGTGGTTCCGCTGCTCAcctttgag ATCCTTCTGGTGCACAAGCTGGATGGCCACAACAGCCTgagctatgtgtgtgtgttcgtgccTCTCTGGCTCTCGCTGCTCACACTCATGGCCACCACCTTTGGCCAGAAGGGAGGCAACCACT GGTGGTTTGGCATCCGTAAAGACTTTTGCCACTTCCTGCTGGAGCTCCTCCCCTTCCTGCGAGAGTATGGCAACGTGTCCTACGATCTTCAACGCAGCAACGACCCCGAGGCGGCCGAGGACCTGCCGGCCCCGGAGCCCCCTCCGAAGATTGCACCCATGTTCCACAAGAAGACTGGTGTTGTGATCACGCAGAGTCCTGGGAAGTACTTTGTCCCGCCACCAAAACTCTGCATCGACATGCCAGACTAG
- the mus81 gene encoding crossover junction endonuclease MUS81, which translates to MPFSEPVRLGRKRALPSCPNPLFLKWLTELRDDAKEKGLKIHHTYHKAINSLTKYPLPLQSATEAKILQNFGDGICKILDKKLQQYYKEHGPNAPIHSLPKRLQTAGEFDNNSLAPRQKKNDAPVSDSTAAEKKGEGGGRKKKREYVPQKRSGGYAVLLTLYREAQIPGSKGFMFKMELQTEAQKLCDKSFTVPDLGSKYTAWSSVSTLIQKNLLIKTHNPARYSLTEDGLALAERLEAAETGEQSPVDGNRKVQAEESPKLVDLTCSDDEDDEEARPVTPDIPVTASIHLTSGDADGGSTDSVALQTKSRQMDGGRLPPGSYDIVLCVDFIETTGGCQHRKQELVKELQRNGVNFDVRKLNVGDFLWVAREKVAPVSGQLRAPAGRELVLDYIIERKRMDDLCGSIIDGRFREQKFRLKRCGLRKPIYLVEECGKAASHMSLPESTLQQAIVNTQVVDGFFVKRVQDVRESAAYLTIMTRYLSKLYQNQTLFCRSRELDGDVVEDRSVPSCSLISFAEFNYGAIKNKCQTVKEVFARQLMQVSGLSGDKAAAILELYNTPHSLLSAYNRCSSEAEKEKLLASVRYGKLKRNLGPALSKTVYQLYCTQGPLL; encoded by the exons ATGCCATTTTCGGAGCCCGTTCGGTTGGGTCGCAAACGAGCCCTGCCGTCTTGTCCGAACCCGCTGTTCCTTAAATGGCTCACCGAGCTTCGTGACGACGCCAAAGAGAAGGGACTGAAGATCCACCACACTTACCACAAG GCTATTAACTCTTTGACTAAGTATCCTCTCCCACTTCAAAGCGCCACCGAGGCTAAGATTCTTCAAAACTTTGGGGACGGAATCTGCAAAATACTTGATAAAAAGTTGCAACAGTACTACAAAGAACACG GGCCAAACGCCCCCATACACTCCCTCCCGAAAAGACTACAGACTGCTGGGGAATTTGATAACAACAGCCTGGCTCCTCGTCAAAAG AAGAATGATGCTCCGGTTAGTGATAGTACTGCGGCAGAAAAAAAGGGAGAAGGAGGTGGAcggaagaagaaaagagaataTGTTCCGCAGAAGAGGTCTGGAGGATACGCAGTTCTGCTGACACTTTACAGAGAAGCACAG ATCCCAGGCAGTAAAGGTTTCATGTTTAAAATGGAGCTGCAAACTGAAGCACAGAAGTTGTGTGATAAATCTTTCACCGTG CCAGATCTTGGGAGCAAATACACGGCCTGGTCCTCTGTCAGCACCCTGATCCAGAAGAACCTGCTGATAAAGACTCACAATCCTGCCAG GTATTCTCTGACTGAGGACGGCCTGGCTTTAGCAGAGCGGCTGGAAGCAGCTGAAACTGGAGAGCAGTCACCAGTAGATGGCAATAGAAAGGTGCAGGCAGAAGAAAGTCCAAAGCTGGTGGACTTGACGTGcagtgatgatgaggatgatgaagaggcaAGACCAGT AACTCCTGACATACCTGTGACTGCCAGCATCCACTTGACCAGTGGAGATGCAGACGGAGGCTCCACGGACTCTGTTGCGCTGCAGACCAAGAGCCGACAGATGGACGGAGGGCGACTCCCGCCTGGATCTTACGACATCGTGCTCTGTGTTGACTTCATAGAGACGACTGG GGGCTGTCAGCACAGGAAGCAGGAGCTTGTCAAGGAACTGCAGAGGAACGGAGTCAACTTTGATGTGAGGAAACTCAACGTTGGAGATTTCCTGTGGGTCGCCCGGGAGAAGGTGGCACCTGTGTCAG GTCAGTTGCGAGCTCCTGCAGGCAGAGAGCTGGTTCTGGATTACATCATcgagaggaagaggatggacGACCTGTGTGGCAGCATCATTGACGGACGCTTCAGAGAACAGAAG TTTCGGCTCAAGAGATGTGGCCTCCGTAAGCCCATCTACCTGGTGGAGGAGTGCGGCAAAGCAGCGTCCCACATGAGCTTGCCCGAGTCCACGCTGCAGCAGGCCATCGTCAACACACAG GTGGTGGACGGCTTCTTTGTCAAGAGAGTGCAGGACGTGAGGGAGTCGGCAGCGTACCTCACCATCATGACACGCTACCTGAGCAAACTCTACCAG AATCAGACGCTGTTCTGCCGCTCCAGAGAGCTGGACGGGGACGTGGTGGAGGACAGGAGCGTCCCCTCCTGCTCACTCATCTCCTTTGCCGAGTTTAACTACGGAGCCATCAAGAATAAG TGCCAGACTGTGAAGGAAGTGTTCGCCCGACAGTTGATGCAGGTCAGCGGACTATCGGGGGACAAAGCAGCGGCTATACTGGAGCTGTACAATACGCCACACAG CCTCTTGTCGGCCTACAACCGCTGCTCATCTGAagcagagaaggagaagctCCTCGCGTCTGTACGATACGGAAAGCTCAAAAG AAACTTGGGTCCAGCTCTAAGCAAAACGGTTTATCAGCTGTACTGTACTCAGGGGCCGCTGCTGTAG